A window from Carassius gibelio isolate Cgi1373 ecotype wild population from Czech Republic chromosome B3, carGib1.2-hapl.c, whole genome shotgun sequence encodes these proteins:
- the LOC127952137 gene encoding transcription factor 20-like isoform X1 has protein sequence MQNFPNSPVPLHPGFSRPGSVVGSPYQHHPSDLQISPRNSEDYAPRQQTQPNLQSHGQHLRSQQHLLHAPPIHGYGSRRAAGELTQGNTHSGGGNSYRKDSVDYYFSVSGRERSRRGGAAYGAGFRYSNMDGNTPHQYQHLSGSGSSSGMISPYSMDYSSGSASAVGSSNSSGAGCFSPSQQYSLAHTASVQSGAQMHQLQHGQRYQGLHQGQHQRTYPISGNRIPPQFGHYAPLNATTDSTGMYNSPPQRYGTSSSSTDAKMNNSPTQSNPNTHTSSSASNSCENMGQSYTSSAYSPQSQSLHKHAPHSQRPSQLSTGAGHDPSLKMQHQGHLHTKLPHSLVSSSPALPSHPSQDIAKSPLHSQSQQARIDQNFSPISNPSPGPSAVQSPSCSSSSSPLMGSSEGNNAVIHLQPSSNPSVSNARSSQSHGRLLQAVPQLSPTPNSNSSISSCGSGIGTKAAVLNHGAGVGHAAMSQNRMRQGLRGGPGEDGSLYPHDKLLQDPGLNSLNALTSQVENLPNTVQHMLLTDTVLPLKKGRDSAHHLQVQQGSQSFLGNQNKSGNSSASGQTLVNKESSEMLEAKGDQQVECERNRQASETSNESEPQSYPSSQSQMPSEARQQVLDLQVNTGVLSTGSKQLSQANTPETLTPSSSSPPSSVHASAEPSPKQPVYPPAPPSPINSAHPNCVAEKYLHNYDDDSVTKGCKIKMIKDEESEVENADPSCDRENSENKRSVPPTKDEAKSDAKEFESQSKNENVSEQHNFGGVGVIVSARSEGNTESSKHTGARSPRYGVSHYSNKHSKPGDQLDVNVLRETRNHNGEGEMCMEKYVSQYDISPKQEFGQNPQPSIQSHSASFKYSNPDVHYKAAKSRGKLGLGSSMGTNRCQNYHQLEASYGSIGRKEIGVFGMEGGRAIVSRSQDSSSQFHQSFPSLLQEVLQGHHLDRRYGRPDQTSSVHQQSQDTSQYRYQTRLPYSMDENLSSHAMGSQTLISGLNVKFRQMASGKPPNSSQNQGPDNDIVLGPSHPSWDSEAHKPNVTHGISLEQDKTSLSPSQSSHMEQCLDLTTGVPSKHINLADYSLQHRKPPRYGTSSSAVEQLLLQEAEPLACGVGPICHTQSQTSSGRRSVICDVSPSRRTTPERERGHSGTSGPSVIQQPFSSSGSNEQKGKEEIKVKKAQKKEDSSKSETAGQNTDGNCSMPPSKECSKPLHPLVDVDFDIEKTNSAKGNSEATSNLPYLLQMSSNPLSSPPRHQSFSQAVDGFRAYGFSDTVDGPKIISHPRPHQPFHTVSAYSKTTPSTNKLQAFPQSLPPHERHDWTPDRQRLRGIDRHIPQRLSEQKGKSQASSDILPSQHHQSRQHPYPSSHFDMKRWDTYPEREGAGQPTTVPHEHVGSRPVTNAVPKPGEDGISDKSADDTAKSFHSLASVDAVSPAEQPGKTSQGIHQGQRATKTGTLTETNPLIMRRRVRSFISPIPAKRQHQDVPGQRPGSAYHSPLSQSHSDSKLATNNGSGSTDTQTKLSSPKTQYSISSANSPSQPKAKFLPPRKGHGLKLEAIVRKITPSVKKNDFNNSHVESNFSEVSHYASDIPDPEGGTSFSSVSQGEEACLSYLDDSHTLDDLMPYRVVEDAFSCDSQTLKLGATASSTNALRSLPKDFDFGLGAAGSSGSLGESDKDDFTLLGPLPPAPPLPCPVQGSPPSSSALSDIQQFTNTYQQLETRRGEQSAANLLKQKLEETGMGFDDYPGGDYYGTTTGHSQSPGHHLLSRASQHQMTSLRSTSSDTKTSENTVPKGYFPSGKKKGRPVGSVNKQKRAQAQIQNTAASIPVDSVPSPTAEPQSVPIPDTASEVPQVSTPPDQKPCPSLSPPAQTQVVKVDVESEETQPELDVKPVRHRPKKGKEDNETPGDQGRRRRGMASKEKLDTQASSRGNISPCGILSDARSNLFTPYIHVEKKIAEIGAVCTIINADDEKFKCGDKAGHLAVDGPLNFPLSSQLVRKEKENERTKENWVSEPVDSALQSGKTLPTSEYVLPGPVISETGHTGRLLCCLCQKWANYKHLGDLYGPFYPAEYAAKLPKNQPQVRQTLSNHGASTTGFSMTSVPIETTPQDTRLQDSQNIKSCADSDRTVSQATNSASPATTVGTVSPSMGEEMPFQNVKMSSSTSKVTAHTWDLAGELTSELGTSKAQELDGEIVLKQLHVENTQQRPQHRKLTSHPRFKRRHKSNEDLPRTVPINSKASLPFQPPPPSLDSLDPMAQMAQLPLVPLDPEELWVHEGCIVWTSGVYLVNGRLYGLQEALDGARDTSCSHCEMVGSTLGCYSKGCTLSYHYLCAIEADCSLNEDNFSLRCPKHKVRDQDFTSNVEMSRSTKAWSGVSGAVGARTSAPSDRRDSLAVLERCDQTLCCASLQQRLCPAGRQPWTQSSDTFSKEH, from the exons ATGCAGAATTTTCCCAACAGTCCAGTCCCTCTTCATCCAGGATTTAGCCGGCCAGGAAGTGTTGTTGGTTCCCCATATCAACACCACCCTTCAGACCTTCAGATATCTCCCAGAAACTCAGAGGACTATGCGCCCAGGCAGCAAACTCAACCTAACCTGCAGAGCCATGGTCAGCACCTGCGGAGCCAACAGCATCTTCTACACGCTCCCCCTATACATGGCTATGGATCCAGAAGAGCAGCTGGAGAGCTGACACAGGGAAACACTCACAGTGGAGGAGGGAACTCTTACCGTAAGGACAGTgtggattattatttttctgtgagTGGACGAGAAAGAAGCAGGAGAGGCGGAGCTGCATATGGTGCAGGATTTAGATACTCAAACATGGATGGAAACACACCTCATCAGTACCAACACTTATCTGGTTCAGGGTCATCTTCTGGAATGATTTCTCCCTACTCTATGGATTACAGCTCCGGCAGTGCCTCTGCAGTTGGGAGTAGTAATAGTAGTGGTGCTGGTTGCTTTTCTCCTTCCCAGCAATACAGTCTGGCTCATACTGCTTCAGTACAATCAGGTGCTCAGATGCATCAACTGCAGCATGGACAGAGATATCAAGGATTGCACCAAGGTCAGCATCAGCGGACATACCCGATTTCTGGAAACCGAATTCCCCCTCAGTTTGGACACTATGCCCCCCTTAATGCAACCACAGACTCTACTGGAATGTATAACTCTCCGCCACAAAGGTACGGCACGAGTAGCAGCAGCACAGATGCCAAAATGAATAACTCTCCCACTCAGTCTAATCCAAATACTCATACAAGTTCATCTGCTTCAAACAGCTGTGAGAATATGGGACAAAGTTACACATCATCTGCATATTCGCCGCAATCTCAGTCCCTTCACAAGCATGCCCCCCATTCCCAGCGTCCCTCTCAGCTCAGCACTGGAGCAGGTCATGACCCCTCCCTCAAAATGCAGCACCAAGGACATTTGCACACCAAACTGCCCCATTCTTTGGTGTCCTCCAGCCCTGCTCTGCCTTCACATCCTTCTCAAGACATCGCCAAATCTCCCTTGCACTCTCAAAGTCAACAGGCTCGCATTGATCAGAACTTCAGTCCCATATCTAATCCCTCTCCTGGTCCATCTGCAGTACAGTCTCCGAGCTGCAGCTCCTCTTCGTCTCCACTAATGGGGAGTTCTGAAGGAAACAATGCTGTTATTCATCTGCAGCCATCATCAAACCCCTCTGTTTCAAATGCTCGCAGCAGCCAAAGCCATGGACGTCTTCTGCAGGCCGTACCTCAGCTGAGCCCCACTCCCAATTCAAATAGCAGCATCAGTAGTTGTGGTAGTGGCATAGGCACTAAAGCAGCTGTATTGAACCACGGTGCAGGGGTGGGTCATGCTGCCATGAGTCAGAACCGAATGAGACAAGGTCTTCGGGGCGGTCCAGGGGAAGATGGCTCCCTGTACCCTCATGACAAACTCTTGCAGGACCCTGGACTGAATAGTCTCAATGCTCTGACCTCTCAAGTGGAGAATCTACCTAATACAGTGCAGCACATGCTTCTAACAGATACTGTGCTGCCCCTAAAGAAAGGCAGAGACAGTGCACATCACCTTCAGGTGCAGCAAGGATCACAATCTTTTCTTGGCAACCAAAACAAATCTGGTAATTCCAGCGCCAGCGGTCAGACCTTAGTGAATAAAGAGAGTTCTGAGATGCTGGAAGCAAAAGGGGATCAACAAGTAGAATGTGAGCGGAATAGGCAGGCAAGTGAAACAAGCAACGAATCTGAGCCACAAAGCTACCCATCATCACAGAGTCAGATGCCGTCGGAAGCGAGGCAACAAGTATTGGATCTCCAGGTCAACACTGGAGTCCTTTCAACAGGTTCAAAACAACTGTCTCAAGCAAATACACCAGAAACCCTGACTCCCTCCTCTTCTTCACCACCATCATCAGTTCATGCTTCTGCAGAACCCAGCCCAAAACAACCAGTTTATCCCCCTGCCCCACCATCTCCTATTAACTCAGCACATCCAAACTGTGTGGCAGAAAAATACCTTCATAATTATGATGATGATAGTGTAACGAAGGGATGCAAAATCAAAATGATAAAAGATGAAGAAAGCGAAGTTGAAAATGCAGATCCTTCCTGTGATAGAGAGAATTCAGAGAACAAACGGTCAGTCCCTCCTACAAAAGATGAGGCAAAGTCTGATGCAAAGGAATTTGAAAGTCAGAGTAAAAATGAGAACGTTTCAGAGCAACATAATTTTGGAGGTGTTGGAGTTATTGTCTCTGCTCGATCTGAAGGGAATACTGAATCAAGCAAGCACACAGGAGCCAGATCACCACGTTATGGTGTTTCTCATTACtcaaacaaacacagcaaaccCGGGGACCAACTTGATGTGAATGTCTTAAGAGAGACTAGAAATCACAATGGAGAAGGGGAGATGTGCATGGAAAAATATGTGTCACAGTATGATATTTCCCCTAAACAAGAATTTGGCCAAAACCCTCAACCCTCTATTCAGTCTCACTCAGCATCATTTAAATACAGTAATCCTGACGTACATTATAAGGCTGCAAAGAGTAGAGGGAAGTTAGGACTAGGGAGTAGTATGGGCACAAACAGATGCCAGAATTATCATCAGCTGGAGGCCAGCTATGGGTCTATTGGCAGGAAGGAGATTGGTGTTTTTGGTATGGAAGGGGGAAGGGCTATCGTCTCAAGAAGTCAAGATAGCAGTTCTCAGTTTCACCAATCATTTCCAAGTCTTTTGCAAGAAGTGCTCCAGGGTCATCACTTAGATAGACGCTATGGCCGTCCCGACCAGACATCTAGTGTTCACCAACAGTCTCAAGATACCTCGCAGTACCGTTATCAAACTAGATTACCTTATAGTATGGATGAAAATTTGAGTTCACATGCAATGGGCTCTCAAACACTTATAAGTGGACTTAATGTCAAATTCAGACAAATGGCCTCTGGGAAACCACCAAATTCAAGTCAAAATCAGGGACCAGATAATGATATTGTTTTAGGCCCTTCTCATCCCTCTTGGGATTCTGAAGCACATAAGCCCAATGTGACTCATGGGATCTCTCTAGAGCAAGACAAAACCAGTCTGTCTCCCAGCCAGTCCTCCCACATGGAGCAGTGTTTAGATCTCACAACAGGAGTCCCTTCAAAGCACATTAACTTGGCTGACTATTCTTTGCAGCACAGAAAACCACCCAGATATGGTACCTCTTCCTCTGCTGTGGAACAATTGCTTTTACAGGAAGCTGAGCCATTGGCATGCGGTGTAGGTCCTATCTGTCACACTCAATCTCAGACATCCTCAGGACGCCGTTCAGTAATCTGTGATGTGTCCCCTTCTCGACGAACAAcaccagaaagagagagaggacacTCTGGGACTTCTGGACCCTCTGTCATTCAGCAGCCATTTTCTTCATCTGGATCAAATGAGCAAAAAGGTAAGGAAGAAATAAAAGTAAAGAAAGCACAAAAAAAGGAGGACTCATCAAAGTCTGAAACTGCAGGACAGAACACAGATGGTAACTGTAGCATGCCACCCAGTAAGGAATGTAGTAAGCCCCTTCATCCCCTTGTAGATGTTGATTTCGATATAGAAAAGACCAACAGTGCCAAAGGCAACAGTGAAGCCACCAGCAACCTTCCATATCTTTTGCAAATGTCCTCAAATCCCTTGTCCTCACCTCCAAGGCACCAGTCATTCTCGCAGGCTGTTGACGGTTTCAGAGCATATGGTTTCAGTGACACAGTGGATGGACCAAAAATTATCTCACATCCTAGACCTCATCAACCATTCCACACAGTATCAGCCTATTCTAAAACCACACCATCTACTAACAAGTTACAAGCATTTCCACAGAGTTTACCTCCTCACGAGAGACACGACTGGACTCCTGACAGACAAAGGCTAAGAGGTATAGATAGGCACATTCCTCAGAGACTTTCTGAACAGAAGGGAAAATCCCAAGCTTCAAGTGATATCCTGCCTAGTCAGCATCACCAATCTCGACAGCACCCTTATCCCAGTTCACACTTTGACATGAAAAGGTGGGACACTTATCCTGAACGAGAGGGAGCTGGACAACCCACTACAGTCCCTCATGAGCATGTAGGTTCCAGGCCAGTCACAAATGCTGTCCCCAAACCTGGAGAAGATGGCATTTCAGATAAGAGTGCGGATGACACAGCCAAATCTTTCCACTCACTGGCTTCGGTTGATGCTGTTAGTCCTGCTGAGCAACCTGGTAAGACTAGCCAAGGGATTCATCAGGGGCAGAGAGCAACTAAAACTGGAACATTGACTGAAACCAACCCTTTAATCATGAGAAGGAGAGTTAGATCTTTTATTTCGCCAATTCCAGCTAAGAGGCAGCATCAGGATGTTCCAGGTCAGCGACCAGGATCAGCTTATCACTCCCCACTATCTCAATCCCACTCTGATTCGAAACTTGCAACCAACAATGGTTCTGGCAGTACTGATACTCAGACAAAATTGTCATCTCCCAAAACACAGTATTCTATATCTAGTGCTAATTCACCTTCTCAGCCCAAAGCAAAGTTTCTGCCCCCCAGGAAGGGTCATGGACTAAAACTTGAGGCAATTGTGCGGAAAATTACTCCCAGCGTGAAAAAAAATGACTTCAACAATAGTCACGTAGAATCTAACTTTTCAGAAGTATCTCATTACGCCTCTGACATACCAGACCCTGAGGGCGGTACATCTTTTTCTAGTGTTTCTCAAGGAGAGGAGGCATGCTTATCTTACCTTGATGATTCTCATACTTTAGATGATCTTATGCCATACAGAGTAGTTGAAGATGCATTCTCCTGTGATTCTCAGACCCTCAAACTAGGTGCAACGGCTTCTAGCACTAATGCCCTCAGGAGTTTGCCAAAAGATTTTGACTTTGGATTAGGTGCTGCTGGATCTTCAGGGTCATTGGGTGAAAGTGATAAGGATGATTTTACTTTGTTAGGGCCCCTTCCACCAGCTCCTCCATTACCTTGTCCTGTACAGGGATCTCCTCCATCTTCTTCTGCATTGTCTGACATACAGCAGTTCACAAACACTTATCAACAGCTGGAAACCCGACGAGGTGAGCAGTCAGCTGCTAACCTGCTGAAGCAGAAACTAGAAGAGACTGGCATGGGCTTTGATGATTACCCAGGTGGGGATTACTATGGGACCACCACTGGCCACAGTCAGAGCCCTGGGCACCACCTTCTGTCCCGAGCTTCTCAGCACCAGATGACTTCTCTTAGGTCAACCAGTTCAGATACTAAAACATCAGAAAACACTGTCCCCAAAGGTTATTTTCCATCAGGTAAGAAAAAAGGTCGCCCAGTGGGCAGTGTGAATAAGCAGAAACGTGCCCAAGCACAAATTCAGAATACAGCAGCAAGCATACCTGTGGACTCTGTTCCCTCACCCACAGCTGAACCTCAGTCTGTCCCAATCCCAGACACTGCAAGTGAAGTGCCCCAAGTATCAACACCACCGGACCAAAAACCCTGTCCATCTTTGTCACCTCCTGCTCAAACCCAGGTGGTGAAAGTGGATGTAGAGAGCGAGGAGACCCAGCCGGAGTTAGATGTGAAGCCTGTCAGACATAGACCGAAAAAGGGGAAAGAGGACAATGAGACTCCTGGCGATCAGGGAAGGAGAAGAAGAGGGATGGCTTCCAAAGAGAAGCTGGACACCCAAGCAAGCAGCAGGGGAAATATCAGCCCATGTGGAATATTATCGGATGCCAGGAGTAACTTATTTACTCCTTACATACATGTGGAGAAAAAGATAGCAGAGATCGGGGCTGTCTGTACAATCATTAACGCAGATgatgaaaaatttaaatgtgGAGACAAAGCTGGTCACTTGGCAGTTGATGGCCCATTAAATTTCCCTCTGTCATCTCAACTTgtgagaaaagaaaaggaaaatgaaagaacaaaagaaaactgGGTTTCAGAGCCTGTTGATTCTGCCCTGCAGTCAGGGAAGACACTTCCTACATCTGAATATGTTCTGCCAGGGCCTGTGATATCAGAGACTGGACATACTGGTCGCCTCCTATGCTGCCTTTGCCAGAAATGGGCCAACTACAAACATCTCGGGGATCTTTATGGTCCTTTTTACCCAGCTGAGTATGCAGCCAAGCTCCCTAAGAATCAACCTCAAGTCCGACAAACCTTGTCCAACCATGGGGCATCTACAACAGGTTTCAGTATGACATCCGTTCCAATAGAAACTACTCCCCAGGATACAAGATTACAGGACTCTCAGAATATCAAGTCATGTGCAGATAGTGATCGTACAGTAAGTCAGGCAACAAACTCGGCATCCCCAGCCACCACCGTTGGCACTGTCTCTCCCAGCATGGGTGAAGAAATGCCTTTCCAGAATGTTAAGATGAGCAGCTCCACCTCAAAGGTAACGGCTCACACCTGGGATCTGGCTGGAGAACTGACAAGCGAGCTGGGCACATCAAAAGCTCAAGAACTGGACGGTGAAATAGTTTTGAAGCAGTTGCATGTTGAAAATACACAGCAAAGGCCCCAACACAGAAAACTGACATCCCATCCACGCTTCAAACGCAGACATAAGTCCAATGAGGATTTACCTCGAACTGTCCCCATCAACAGCAAAGCATCTCTGCCCTTCCAGCCTCCCCCACCCAGCCTGGACTCTCTGGATCCCATGGCCCAAATGGCCCAGCTCCCACTTGTGCCTCTGGACCCCGAGGAGCTGTGGGTGCATGAGGGCTGCATCGTTTGGACCAGTGGTGTGTACCTGGTCAATGGGAGACTGTATGGCCTTCAGGAGGCACTAGATGGTGCCAGAGATACA AGCTGCTCTCATTGTGAGATGGTGGGCTCCACACTTGGCTGCTACAGTAAAGGCTGCACGCTGAGCTACCACTACCTTTGTGCCATAGAAGCAG ATTGCTCTCTAAATGAAGACAACTTTTCTCTGAGATGTCCAAAGCACAAGGTACGAGACCAAGACTTCACATCTAATGTGGAAATGTCAAGAAGTACCAAG gCCTGGAGCGGCGTGTCTGGAGCAGTGGGAGCGAGGACGAGCGCTCCCTCGGACAGACGTGACTCCCTCGCTGTGCTCGAGCGCTGTGATCAAACCCTGTGCTGTGCTTCGCTCCAGCAGAGACTGTGCCCAGCCGGACGCCAGCCCTGGACGCAGAGCTCCGACACCTTCTCTAAAGAGCACTGA